The Henningerozyma blattae CBS 6284 chromosome 6, complete genome genomic interval TAACAAAAAAGTTGTCTTTATTGTCTTGAGAGATGGTAAAGGTTATTTACAATGTGTCTTATCAGGTAACTTGGCTCTAGCTCAACAGACTGTTGATTTGACTATTGAATCCACTGTAACTCTATACGGTTCCATTGTTAAAGTTCCAGAAGGTAAAGCTGCTCCAGGTGGTGTAGAACTTGTTGTCGATTATTACGAAGTTGTCGGCTTGGCCCCATCTGGTGATGAAGCCTTTACCAACAAAGTAGCTGAAGGTGCTGATccttctttattattagatcaACGTCATTTGACCTTAAGAGGTGAAACTTTATCTGCCGTCATGAAAGTTAGACATGCCTTTTTGGCTGCCATTAGAAGAGTTTATCGTGAAGAAGGTTTAACTGAAGTTACTACCCCATGTATGGTTCAAACTCAAGTCGAAGGTGGTTCTactcttttcaaattagaTTATTACGGTGAAGAAGCCTATTTAACTCAAAGTTCTCAATTATACTTGGAAACTTGTTTACCAGCCCTTGGTGATGTTTACTGTGTTCAAGAATCTTTCCGTGCTGAAAAATCTCATACAAGAAGACATTTATCTGAATATACACATATCGAAGCCGAATTGGCTTTCTTATCCTTcgatgaattattagacCATTTAGAAACTTTAGTCATCAACTCCATCAAATACGTCTTGGAAGACCCAGTCGCCGGTCCATTAGTAAAACAATTGAACCCAGATTTCGTCGCTCCAAAGGGTCCATTTATGAGATTAGAATATAAAGATGCCATCAAATGGCTTGTTGAACACGATATTAAGAACGAAGAAGGTGAACCTTTCAAATTCGGTGATGACATCGCTGAAGCTGctgaaagaaaaatgacCGATACCATTGGTGTCCCAATCTTCTTAACTAAATTCCCAGTCGAAATCAAATCCTTCTACATGAAACGTTGCACTGACGATCCACGTGTCACCGAATCTGTTGATTTATTGATGCCTACTGTTGGTGAAATTACTGGTGGTTCTATGAGAATTGAAACTactgatgaattat includes:
- the DED81 gene encoding asparagine--tRNA ligase DED81 (similar to Saccharomyces cerevisiae DED81 (YHR019C); ancestral locus Anc_1.353) encodes the protein MSTIYINDTIGVDEPTQSGSKDAPFKTPAFALFQSIDSATEPKLFVFKTDDYEEISASALKKARKGCEGLKKKAIKLKEQELKKKEEAVAKQLSNLNITIEQDTSLPPAKKVKIDQSYKLVGERVKVSGWIHRLRSNKKVVFIVLRDGKGYLQCVLSGNLALAQQTVDLTIESTVTLYGSIVKVPEGKAAPGGVELVVDYYEVVGLAPSGDEAFTNKVAEGADPSLLLDQRHLTLRGETLSAVMKVRHAFLAAIRRVYREEGLTEVTTPCMVQTQVEGGSTLFKLDYYGEEAYLTQSSQLYLETCLPALGDVYCVQESFRAEKSHTRRHLSEYTHIEAELAFLSFDELLDHLETLVINSIKYVLEDPVAGPLVKQLNPDFVAPKGPFMRLEYKDAIKWLVEHDIKNEEGEPFKFGDDIAEAAERKMTDTIGVPIFLTKFPVEIKSFYMKRCTDDPRVTESVDLLMPTVGEITGGSMRIETTDELLAGFKREGIDPSAYYWFIDQRKYGTCPHGGYGIGTERILAWLCNRFTVRECSLYPRFSGRCKP